A DNA window from Thiobacillus denitrificans ATCC 25259 contains the following coding sequences:
- a CDS encoding sulfurtransferase has protein sequence MFSNTLVSTEDLAAHLDDPNWVVLDCRFTLTDPGAGREAYEKAHVPGARYVHLDEDLSAPPGEKTGRHPLPDAELLNEKLCRWGVGVNKQVVVYDDSFGSMAVRLWWLMRWLGHPGVALLDGGYPKWTREKRPVSADVPAPHKAACACLPEPSQVVTADEILRASQTGEQLILDARPDRRFSGEYEPLDPVAGHVPGAINRPFEDNLDLDGTFQPPEALREEYQALLKGRAPWQVLHMCGSGVTACHNVLAMEIAGLPGSRLYPGSWSEWITDPSRPVATGE, from the coding sequence ATGTTCTCCAACACCCTCGTCAGCACGGAAGACCTGGCCGCGCATCTCGACGACCCGAACTGGGTCGTGCTCGACTGTCGCTTCACGCTCACGGACCCCGGAGCCGGTCGCGAGGCCTATGAGAAGGCCCATGTCCCGGGCGCGCGCTACGTGCATCTGGACGAAGACCTGTCCGCACCGCCCGGCGAAAAGACCGGCCGCCACCCCCTGCCCGACGCCGAGTTGCTGAACGAGAAGCTCTGCCGGTGGGGCGTCGGCGTCAACAAGCAGGTCGTCGTCTACGATGACAGCTTCGGCTCGATGGCGGTGCGCCTATGGTGGCTGATGCGCTGGCTTGGCCACCCGGGTGTCGCGCTACTCGACGGCGGCTACCCGAAGTGGACGCGCGAGAAGCGCCCGGTCAGCGCCGACGTGCCCGCGCCGCACAAGGCCGCCTGCGCCTGCCTGCCCGAACCGAGTCAGGTCGTCACGGCCGACGAAATCCTGCGCGCCTCGCAGACCGGCGAGCAGCTGATTCTCGACGCCCGTCCCGACCGGCGCTTCAGCGGCGAGTACGAGCCGCTCGACCCGGTCGCCGGCCACGTTCCTGGCGCGATCAACCGGCCGTTCGAGGACAACCTCGACCTCGACGGCACTTTCCAGCCGCCCGAGGCGCTGCGCGAGGAGTACCAGGCCCTGCTCAAGGGCCGCGCGCCCTGGCAGGTCCTGCACATGTGCGGCTCGGGCGTCACGGCGTGCCACAACGTGCTGGCGATGGAAATCGCCGGCCTGCCGGGCTCCCGCCTTTACCCCGGTTCGTGGAGCGAATGGATCACCGATCCGTCGCGCCCCGTCGCCACAGGAGAATAA
- a CDS encoding TauD/TfdA family dioxygenase produces MRGSPFDLGNASAYRAWRDAKLAAYPRSADELVVPLADPRQLTAAETAALADRCGRANMAIYSAPHLPAADKSLASELARQLGLTRLEGNYLADEDGLSSITPAGDEGTVRGDYIPYTHKPINWHTDGYYNALDRRILGMTLHCAQDAEAGGENALLDHEIAYIQLRDTDPDYVAALMQPDAMTIPARMDENDIARPAQSGPVFAVDPDQGFLYMRYTARTRSIVWKDDALTQCAVKALTEILAGSPYILSARLRPGMGLVCNNVLHTRSAFSDSPGRRRLLYRGRYYDRLDFAARGRGRG; encoded by the coding sequence TTGCGCGGCTCTCCCTTCGACCTCGGCAACGCGTCGGCCTACCGCGCCTGGCGCGACGCCAAGCTCGCCGCCTATCCGCGCAGCGCCGACGAACTCGTCGTGCCGCTCGCCGACCCGCGCCAGTTGACGGCGGCCGAGACCGCCGCACTCGCAGATCGCTGCGGACGCGCCAACATGGCGATCTACAGCGCGCCGCATCTTCCCGCTGCCGACAAGTCGCTCGCCAGCGAACTCGCGCGCCAACTCGGCCTGACCCGGCTCGAAGGCAATTACCTCGCCGACGAGGACGGGCTCTCGAGCATCACGCCGGCCGGCGACGAAGGCACCGTGCGCGGCGACTACATCCCCTACACGCACAAGCCGATCAACTGGCACACCGACGGCTATTACAACGCGCTCGACCGGCGCATCCTCGGCATGACGCTGCACTGTGCACAGGACGCCGAGGCAGGGGGCGAGAACGCGCTGCTCGATCACGAAATCGCCTACATCCAGCTGCGTGACACCGATCCCGACTATGTCGCCGCACTCATGCAGCCCGACGCGATGACGATTCCGGCGCGCATGGACGAGAACGACATCGCGCGTCCCGCGCAGAGCGGCCCGGTGTTCGCGGTCGACCCGGACCAGGGCTTCCTGTACATGCGCTACACGGCCCGTACCCGCTCGATCGTCTGGAAGGACGACGCGCTCACGCAATGCGCAGTCAAAGCGCTCACCGAGATCCTTGCCGGCTCGCCCTACATCCTCAGCGCACGGCTACGGCCCGGTATGGGCCTCGTCTGCAACAACGTGCTGCACACACGCAGCGCGTTTTCCGACTCGCCAGGGCGTCGCCGCCTGCTCTATCGCGGGCGTTACTACGACCGCCTCGACTTCGCCGCGCGCGGCCGGGGCCGCGGGTAA